Genomic DNA from Bacteroides zhangwenhongii:
TTATTAGTATATGATACGTCAGTGTGCCATCTTATTTGGCTGTTTGGCTTTGGGTGAACTAATCGTTTACTTTACAGGAATCAAACTTCCTTCCAGCATTATCGGAATGCTGCTACTCACCCTCTTTTTGAAATTAGGTTGGATTAAACTGCACTGGGTACAGGGATTGTCCGACTTTCTGGTTGCTAACTTAGGATTCTTTTTCGTTCCGCCCGGTGTGGCGCTCATGTTGTACTTCGATGTAATCGCGGCTGAATTCTGGCCGATTGTGATAGCTACCATTGTCAGTACCGCACTTGTACTTGTCGTAACGGGATGGGTACATCAGATCGTCCGTAAAATCAACTTAACACATAAGACCAAATGAGCTTCTTAGAAAATAATTTCTTCCTGCTGGCCATTACCTTCGGGATTTTCTTCTTTGCCAAACTGCTTCAGAAGAAAACAGGACTGGTATTATTAAATCCTATATTGCTGACCATCGCACTGTTAATCATCTTCCTTAAAATGACCAATATCTCTTATGAGACATACAATAAAGGAGGACATCTGATCGAATTCTGGCTACGCCCGGCCGTTGTGGCTTTAGGCGTACCTTTATATCTCCAACTGGAAATGATAAAAAAGCAGTTGTTGCCTATTCTACTGTCTCAACTGGCAGGCTGCATCGTCGGAGTTATTTCAGTTGTACTGATTGCGAAATTTATGGGAGCCTCACAAGAGGTAATCCTGTCACTGGCTCCGAAATCGGTTACTACTCCGATTGCGATGGAAGTAACCAAAGCCATCAGCGGTATTCCGTCACTAACGGCGGCAGTTGTAGTGGCAGTAGGTCTCTTGGGAGCTATCTGTGGCTTTAAGACCATGAAAATCATGCACGTAGGCAGCCCTATTGCACAAGGTCTCTCCATGGGAACAGCCGCCCATGCCGTCGGAACCTCCACTGCAATGGATATCAGTAGCAAATATGGAGCATACGCCAGCCTGGGACTGACGCTGAATGGTATATTCACAGCATTATTAACACCTACCATCCTTCGATTATTAGGTATTCTATAAAAACAAAATATCCTGATTATCCGTTATATAAAGAGTTAAACGCAAAATGCAACTTTATGATTCCATTTCAAGATATCACATTAGCAGACAAAGACACGATTACCTCATTCACAATGAAAAGTAATCGACGTAACTGCGACCTGTCGTTCTCTAATCTTTGCAGTTGGAGATTCTTATATAATACTCAATTCGCAGTAGTCGACAACTTTTTAGTTTTCAAATTCTGGGCCGGAGAACAATTGGCGTATATGATGCCGGTAGGAACAGGAGACCTGAAAGCAGCTCTAAAAGAATTGATCGAGGATGCAGGTAAGGAGAACCAGCCCTTCTGTATGCTGGGAGTATGCGCCAATATGCGTGCAGAGCTTGAGACTATCCTCCCGGAACAATTCACATTTACGGAAGACCGTGATTATGCGGATTATATTTATCTGCGGAGTGACCTGTCTACATTAAAAGGCAAAAAATTTCAGGCAAAGAGAAATCATATCAACCGGTTTCGTAACACGTATCCGGATTATGAATATGCTCCGATCACTCCGGACCGCATCCGGGAATGCTTGGACTTGGAGGCCGAATGGTGTAAAGTGAATAATTGTGACCAGCAGGAAGGGACAGGCAATGAACGCCGCGCATTGGTTTACGCTCTTCACAACTTCGAAGCGCTCGGTTTGACAGGAGGTATCCTGCGCGTGAACGGCAAGATCGTGGCATTTACTTTCGGTATGCCTATCAATCATGAAACCTTCGGAGTGCACGTGGAAAAAGCAGACACTACCATTGATGGCGCATACGCCATGATCAATTATGAATTTGCCAATCGAATCCCCGAACAGTATATTTATATCAACCGGGAAGAGGATTTAGGTATCGAAGGCTTACGCAAAGCCAAATTATCTTATCAGCCGGTCACCATCTTGGAGAAGTATATGGCTTGTCTTAAGAGTCATCCGATGGATATGGTTAAATGGTAATATTCGGCGAACATGATAGTTAAAGAACAAGTAAAAGCTTTATGGAGAATCTGCTTTCAAGATAGCGAAGAATTTATTGATCTGTATTTCAGACTCCGCTATAAGAACGAGGTAAATGCTGTTATCCAAAATGGCGACAAGGTAGTTTCGGCACTTCAGATGCTTCCTTATCCGATGACTTTCTGTGGAAAGACCGTACAAACTTCTTATATTTCAGGTGCTTGCACTCATCCCGATTTCCGAAGCAAAGGGGTCATGCGCGAGCTTTTATCCCAGTCTTTTGCCCGAATGTTACGCAATGAGGTACACTTCAGCACATTGATACCGGCAGAGCCTTGGTTGTTCGACTATTATGCCCACATGGGATATGCTTCAGTATTCAAATACTCTACGAAAACAATAGCCTTATCTGAGGTTATTCCTTCTCCTTCTAAAGATATCAACATTGAAATCATCGTGGAATATCAAGATGAGGTATATTCCTATTTAAACAAGAAGTTGTCCGAACACTCTTGTTGCATCCAACACACTTCGGAGGACTTTCAAGTTATCATGGAAGACCTCTCCGTCAGCAACGGAATGCTCTTTCTAGCCAGACAAGAATATGAAATAAGAGGGATAGCCTTTATCTATAGAAGAGAGGAGAGTATCATTATTAATGAACTTTTGGCTGAGAACAAAGATGTAGAGTATAGTCTACTGCACGCTATCAAGCAACATACAGGATGCAAGCGCATGGTTCAACTATTGCCTCCTGAAGATAAACAGCCTCAACATCCGCTAGGTATGGCACGTATCATCAATGCCAAAGAAGTGCTGCAAATCTATGCCGCAGCTTTTCCTGAAGATGAAATGCAGTTGGAATTATCGGACAAACAATTGCCTGTAAATAACGGTTATTATTACTTACGCAAAGGAAAGTGTATGTATAGCACCGAGCGACTGCCCGGTGCACATATACGAATGAATATTAGTGAATTAACCAATAGAATACTTCAGCCGTTAAAGCCATATATGAGCTTGATGATGAATTAAATTATTTATTCAAATAACGAACCCGTTCGCAAGCTGCCAATAGAAACGCACCTACTCCAAAATTCGAAGTAGAGTTTGCGTCTACGACCTGACCGGGTATTGCTTTCTCACCAATCGGTTGCACATAACCAATCTTGCCATCAGGCTGCAAAGCAACTGTTGAGAGATATTTCCATGCTTTTTCAACCACCGGCTGATATTCTGCAGCATCCAGGAAACCGTTATTGATTCCCCATTGTAAACCATAGGTAAAGAAAGCCGTTCCACTGGTTTCCGGTCCCGGTGCATGTAGCGGG
This window encodes:
- a CDS encoding CidA/LrgA family protein; its protein translation is MIRQCAILFGCLALGELIVYFTGIKLPSSIIGMLLLTLFLKLGWIKLHWVQGLSDFLVANLGFFFVPPGVALMLYFDVIAAEFWPIVIATIVSTALVLVVTGWVHQIVRKINLTHKTK
- a CDS encoding LrgB family protein, with product MSFLENNFFLLAITFGIFFFAKLLQKKTGLVLLNPILLTIALLIIFLKMTNISYETYNKGGHLIEFWLRPAVVALGVPLYLQLEMIKKQLLPILLSQLAGCIVGVISVVLIAKFMGASQEVILSLAPKSVTTPIAMEVTKAISGIPSLTAAVVVAVGLLGAICGFKTMKIMHVGSPIAQGLSMGTAAHAVGTSTAMDISSKYGAYASLGLTLNGIFTALLTPTILRLLGIL
- a CDS encoding DUF2156 domain-containing protein, whose translation is MIPFQDITLADKDTITSFTMKSNRRNCDLSFSNLCSWRFLYNTQFAVVDNFLVFKFWAGEQLAYMMPVGTGDLKAALKELIEDAGKENQPFCMLGVCANMRAELETILPEQFTFTEDRDYADYIYLRSDLSTLKGKKFQAKRNHINRFRNTYPDYEYAPITPDRIRECLDLEAEWCKVNNCDQQEGTGNERRALVYALHNFEALGLTGGILRVNGKIVAFTFGMPINHETFGVHVEKADTTIDGAYAMINYEFANRIPEQYIYINREEDLGIEGLRKAKLSYQPVTILEKYMACLKSHPMDMVKW
- a CDS encoding GNAT family N-acetyltransferase, which translates into the protein MIVKEQVKALWRICFQDSEEFIDLYFRLRYKNEVNAVIQNGDKVVSALQMLPYPMTFCGKTVQTSYISGACTHPDFRSKGVMRELLSQSFARMLRNEVHFSTLIPAEPWLFDYYAHMGYASVFKYSTKTIALSEVIPSPSKDINIEIIVEYQDEVYSYLNKKLSEHSCCIQHTSEDFQVIMEDLSVSNGMLFLARQEYEIRGIAFIYRREESIIINELLAENKDVEYSLLHAIKQHTGCKRMVQLLPPEDKQPQHPLGMARIINAKEVLQIYAAAFPEDEMQLELSDKQLPVNNGYYYLRKGKCMYSTERLPGAHIRMNISELTNRILQPLKPYMSLMMN